Proteins from one Deinococcus actinosclerus genomic window:
- a CDS encoding branched-chain amino acid ABC transporter substrate-binding protein, whose translation MKKSALSLTVLAALALGTASAQTTIKIASLSPLSGGQSDLGTQIRNGAQLAVNEYKAQFKKLGFDLVLVPYDDQADPATGTAAARKIAADRQILAVVGTLNSGVAIPASAALVSSKVAMVSPANTANGVTDRGLSNMNRIVARDDAQGPAGANFISGTLKAKKAYVLNDKTAYGEGLAKEVEKALKAKGVTVTANEGTEEKSDFSSIVAKIKLANPDAIYFGGIYNQVGVFIKQLREAGINTPVVGGDGLDSGELPVIVGEANANNIYFTTVAAPISALPAAKVFATNYKKTFNDDAQGFGAFGYDAAKVVVQGVLNAVRANGNKAPTRAQVESAIRKGSFTGLLSGNVSFNSAGDRKAATLYVMNVTAGKFKLSTSIPVKPAKQ comes from the coding sequence ATGAAGAAATCCGCGCTCAGCCTGACCGTTCTTGCCGCCCTTGCTCTGGGTACCGCCTCCGCGCAGACCACCATCAAGATCGCCAGCCTCAGCCCGCTGTCCGGCGGCCAGAGCGACCTGGGCACCCAGATCCGCAACGGCGCGCAGCTGGCCGTGAACGAGTACAAGGCCCAGTTCAAGAAGCTCGGCTTCGACCTCGTGCTCGTGCCCTACGACGACCAGGCCGACCCCGCCACCGGCACCGCCGCCGCCCGCAAGATCGCCGCTGACCGCCAGATCCTCGCGGTCGTCGGCACCCTGAACAGCGGCGTGGCCATCCCCGCCAGCGCCGCGCTGGTCTCCAGCAAGGTCGCCATGGTCTCCCCCGCCAACACCGCCAACGGCGTGACCGACCGCGGCCTGAGCAACATGAACCGCATCGTCGCCCGTGACGACGCGCAGGGCCCCGCCGGCGCCAACTTCATCAGCGGCACCCTGAAAGCCAAGAAAGCCTACGTCCTGAACGACAAGACCGCCTACGGCGAAGGTCTGGCCAAGGAAGTCGAGAAGGCCCTCAAGGCCAAGGGCGTGACCGTCACCGCCAACGAAGGCACCGAGGAGAAGAGCGACTTCTCCAGCATCGTCGCCAAGATCAAGCTCGCCAACCCTGACGCCATCTACTTCGGCGGCATCTACAACCAGGTCGGCGTGTTCATCAAGCAGCTGCGCGAAGCCGGCATCAACACCCCGGTGGTGGGCGGTGACGGCCTCGACAGCGGCGAGCTGCCCGTGATCGTCGGCGAAGCGAACGCGAACAACATCTACTTCACGACGGTCGCCGCGCCGATCAGCGCGCTGCCGGCCGCGAAGGTGTTCGCCACCAACTACAAGAAGACCTTCAACGACGACGCCCAGGGCTTCGGCGCCTTCGGCTACGACGCCGCCAAGGTCGTCGTGCAGGGCGTGCTGAACGCCGTGCGCGCCAACGGCAACAAGGCGCCCACCCGCGCCCAGGTCGAGAGCGCCATCCGCAAGGGCAGCTTCACGGGCCTGCTCTCGGGCAACGTGAGCTTCAACTCCGCCGGTGACCGCAAGGCCGCGACCCTGTACGTGATGAACGTCACGGCCGGGAAGTTCAAGCTGAGCACCAGCATTCCCGTCAAGCCGGCCAAGCAGTAA